The following proteins come from a genomic window of Microtus ochrogaster isolate Prairie Vole_2 chromosome 7, MicOch1.0, whole genome shotgun sequence:
- the LOC102000693 gene encoding olfactory receptor 1361-like, with translation MRVSNQSSVSEFLLLGLSRDPQQQRLLFLLFLTMYLATVLGNLLIILSIGTDSRLHIPMYFFLSNLSFVDVCFSSTTVPKVLANHLLGTQAISFSGCLTQMYFLYLFALMDNFLLAVMAYDRFVAICHPLHYTTKMTQKLCVLMVAGSWVTASLSVLLHTLLIAQLSFCGDNAIPHFFCDLTPLLRLSCSDTYLNELMILTEGAVVTVTPFVCILISYIHITSAVLRVSSPRGRRKAFSTCGSHLTVVCLFYGTIIAVYFNPASAHSSEKDTAATVLYTVVTPMLNPFIYSLRNSDLKGALYRVVHRGTFSV, from the coding sequence ATGAGAGTCAGCAACCAGTCGAGTGTCTCTGAGTTCCTCCTCCTGGGACTCTCCAGGGATCCCCAGCAGCAGcggctcctcttcctgctcttcctcaccATGTACCTGGCCACTGTCCTGGGGAACCTGCTCATCATCCTGTCCATCGGCACAGACTCCCGCCTGCACatccccatgtacttcttcctcagcaaCCTGTCCTTCGTGGATGTCTGCTTCTCCTCCACCACTGTCCCCAAGGTGCTGGCCAACCACTTACTCGGGACTCAGGCCATTTCCTTCTCTGGGTGTCTCACACAGATgtattttctttacttgtttgCTCTCATGGACAATTTCCTGCTGGctgtgatggcctatgaccgttTTGTGGCCATCTGCCACCCTTTACACTACACAACAAAGATGACCCAAAAACTGTGTGTCCTGATGGTGGCAGGATCATGGGTCACTGCCAGTTTGAGTGTCCTATTACACACCCTGCTCATTGCTCAGCTCTCATTCTGTGGGGACAATGCCATCCCTCACTTCTTCTGTGACCTGACTCCTCTCCTGAGACTGTCCTGCTCTGACACATACCTCAATGAGCTGATGATCCTCACAGAGGGAGCTGTTGTCACGGTCACCCCTTTTGTCTGCATCCTAATCTCCTACATCCATATCACATCTGCTGTCCTGAGAGTCTCATCCCCAAGGGGAAGACGGAAAGCCTTCTCCACGTGTGGTTCCCACCTGACTGTGGTCTGCCTCTTCTATGGCACCATCATTGCCGTGTATTTCAACCCTGCATCTGCACATTCATCTGAGAAGGACACGGCAGCCACCGTGCTGTACACAGTGGTGACCCCCATGCTGAACCCGttcatctacagcctgaggaacagcGACCTGAAAGGGGCTCTCTACAGAGTGGTCCACAGAGGGACCTTTTCTGTTTAA